A genome region from Effusibacillus lacus includes the following:
- a CDS encoding DEAD/DEAH box helicase has product MLLQEAARICREALIHGWFAPSFDGWKWGHLRWELRQPEHLERSWQTVLREAERHGIRYLEDWFDSVVADVLRQEPEVAAAWEKVVQEHRFLQASPVHNEPGGVDGWLDEEQWLVAIGWKRDEIPFRTCVQLVEPEDGENWKLRLILQDKDNPYLLVETDASGRPLEGDFPGHWLGYTEERILRDAAKITQIVPWLGSADRPDLFLTELDDEQAWEFMNESGLRLIQAGFSVFLPSWWEELKNLRPKLKAQIKSSVGSDRNSLLGLNQIVQFDWKVAVGNLDLTEEEFVRLATEKKRLMRIRGKWVQLDPAFANQVRQTFKLVQKNKGLSLRDVLEMYLLGSEEDQTACGENNLHEDSSAEIAGKDAHAPLRFEVELNSHLQQFMKKLQQTSSVEMVEPPAELNAQLRKYQQEGVSWLLFLRRFGLGGCLADDMGLGKTIQFIAYLLCSRKETNFGPALLICPTSVLGNWQKELERFAPSLRVYLHYGPQRDKGELFAEAVRGYDLVITSYTLAHLDKEELSSVRWDTICLDEAQNIKNAYTKQSAAIRKLNAFHRIALTGTPIENRLTELWSIFDFVNPGYLGSLRAFTQHYVNPIEKKNDSLLIGQVQKLIRPFLLRRVKKDPAIRLDLPDKNEMKTFVSLTAEQGALYENVVRDLFEKLETLTGMEKKGLILSALTKLKQICNHPALFLKETGRPVSDGRSNKLVRLLEMIQELREEGDKCLIFTQFVEMGHLLQTILEKERKEPVLFLHGGVPKSKRDQMIARFQDPSLPVEKQCGIFILSLKAGGTGLNLTAANHVFHFDRWWNPAVENQATDRAFRIGQTRDVQVYKFVSLGTLEERIDEMIGRKQDLSRQIVGSGENWITEMSTDELKELFTLRKEWIGKE; this is encoded by the coding sequence TTGCTCTTACAGGAAGCGGCCCGGATCTGTCGGGAAGCTCTGATCCACGGTTGGTTTGCCCCGTCCTTTGACGGGTGGAAATGGGGGCACTTGCGTTGGGAATTGCGGCAACCGGAACATCTGGAAAGGTCCTGGCAGACCGTCCTGCGGGAAGCGGAACGACATGGAATCCGGTATTTGGAAGACTGGTTCGATTCCGTCGTGGCCGATGTGTTGCGGCAAGAACCGGAAGTTGCGGCAGCCTGGGAGAAGGTCGTTCAGGAGCACAGGTTCTTGCAGGCATCTCCCGTACACAATGAGCCTGGGGGTGTCGATGGCTGGCTGGATGAGGAGCAGTGGCTGGTTGCAATCGGCTGGAAGCGGGATGAAATTCCCTTTCGCACCTGCGTTCAATTGGTGGAACCGGAGGACGGGGAGAATTGGAAACTGCGGTTGATTCTGCAGGACAAAGACAATCCCTACCTGCTGGTGGAAACCGATGCAAGCGGAAGACCGCTGGAAGGTGATTTCCCCGGTCACTGGCTAGGCTATACAGAGGAAAGAATCCTGAGAGACGCCGCCAAAATCACTCAGATTGTTCCCTGGCTGGGGTCTGCTGACCGGCCGGATCTATTTTTGACGGAACTTGACGACGAGCAGGCGTGGGAATTTATGAACGAAAGCGGGCTTCGTCTGATCCAGGCCGGATTTTCCGTGTTTCTGCCGTCCTGGTGGGAGGAACTGAAGAATCTGCGGCCGAAATTGAAGGCGCAAATCAAATCTTCCGTCGGATCGGACCGGAATTCCCTGTTGGGTCTCAATCAAATCGTGCAGTTTGACTGGAAGGTCGCTGTCGGAAACCTGGATCTGACAGAAGAAGAGTTTGTTCGCCTGGCGACCGAGAAAAAACGGCTGATGCGAATTCGCGGCAAATGGGTTCAGTTGGATCCCGCTTTCGCCAATCAGGTGCGGCAGACATTCAAACTTGTCCAGAAAAACAAAGGGTTGTCCCTGCGTGACGTGCTGGAAATGTATCTGCTCGGCTCGGAGGAAGATCAAACTGCCTGTGGCGAAAACAATCTCCATGAAGATTCCAGCGCGGAAATCGCCGGGAAAGACGCCCACGCCCCGCTGCGGTTTGAAGTGGAACTCAACAGTCACTTGCAGCAGTTTATGAAGAAACTCCAACAGACCTCCAGCGTGGAGATGGTGGAACCTCCGGCGGAATTAAACGCCCAACTGCGGAAATATCAACAGGAAGGCGTGTCCTGGCTGCTGTTTTTGCGCCGATTCGGTCTTGGCGGCTGTCTGGCGGACGATATGGGATTGGGCAAAACCATTCAATTCATTGCTTATTTGCTTTGTTCCAGGAAAGAAACGAACTTCGGGCCGGCTCTTCTGATCTGCCCTACCTCCGTGTTGGGAAACTGGCAGAAGGAGCTTGAGCGGTTTGCCCCGTCTTTGCGGGTCTATCTGCATTACGGACCGCAACGGGACAAAGGGGAACTCTTTGCCGAGGCCGTTCGCGGCTACGATCTGGTGATTACCTCTTATACATTGGCTCACCTGGACAAAGAGGAACTGTCTTCTGTCCGATGGGACACAATCTGCCTGGATGAGGCGCAAAACATCAAAAATGCATACACCAAGCAATCGGCGGCCATTCGCAAGCTGAACGCCTTTCATCGAATCGCTTTGACGGGGACACCGATTGAGAATCGCCTGACGGAACTGTGGTCGATTTTCGATTTTGTCAATCCCGGTTATTTGGGCAGTCTTCGGGCGTTTACCCAACACTATGTGAATCCGATTGAAAAGAAGAATGATTCCCTGTTGATCGGACAGGTTCAGAAACTTATCCGCCCCTTCCTGCTTCGAAGGGTCAAGAAAGATCCCGCCATCCGGTTGGATCTACCCGACAAGAACGAAATGAAAACCTTCGTGTCCCTGACTGCCGAGCAAGGTGCGCTATATGAAAATGTGGTCCGAGACTTGTTTGAGAAACTTGAGACACTTACCGGCATGGAGAAAAAAGGGTTGATTCTCTCAGCGTTAACGAAACTGAAACAGATCTGCAACCACCCGGCACTGTTTCTGAAAGAAACGGGGAGACCGGTTTCGGACGGCCGTTCCAACAAACTGGTCCGGTTGCTGGAAATGATTCAGGAACTGCGGGAAGAAGGGGACAAGTGCCTGATTTTTACACAATTTGTGGAGATGGGGCATTTGCTGCAGACCATTCTTGAGAAGGAGCGGAAAGAACCGGTTTTGTTTCTGCATGGCGGAGTTCCGAAGAGCAAGCGGGATCAGATGATTGCCCGGTTTCAGGATCCGTCGCTGCCCGTTGAGAAGCAGTGCGGAATTTTCATACTGTCGTTAAAAGCGGGGGGAACGGGATTGAATCTGACTGCCGCCAACCATGTGTTCCATTTTGACCGGTGGTGGAATCCCGCCGTGGAGAATCAGGCTACGGATCGCGCGTTCCGGATTGGACAAACACGGGATGTCCAGGTTTACAAGTTTGTTTC
- a CDS encoding SWIM zinc finger family protein: MLILNMNHLITRIHPYFSSTILKRGWEYFQDCAVERLDMEGGTVIQATVRGTRKYRVYMDLTSFPDSSCSCPYEGYCKHMAAVLFEALDEVGLSAYDFLANRAGQEEIAAAASQVAADARALPSSAVGGKAKKSPTKPRIAAPQESGPVEEWHLYFSEKFGNPRQYGPYSIGSFYLNVRNHLFPLCQNWSPGIQRLYQLHVWLFVMQQIDRIYSQVSGYSLYYDNDSYFKNQSSQWIDDLVEIVEGIDPVEASQRYPQYLAATTRFLAENAFPARETLTDWSFVYRFLWGRLLNYKPWIIGECDRLRSELKKPDLSLVRKDALIIALVHFDILDGRDRQAMEKAEKELSAQDPAVLWGYFQYFVSSSQWDRLIDWLKWLKPIVKRSGQRHLSHYFHFWQEAKKHRATEEEWVATAIYLLPTSYGHYAKYLIEQGRYREWVDLNLFCGLSLYEVDPVDLKKVESKQKESVLPLYHQAVERCILEKNRDSYREAVRLMKKLEQLYRHLREQPRWARYIEYVSAKYSRYRAFQEELRKGKVVG; encoded by the coding sequence ACCCCTATTTTTCCTCAACCATACTGAAAAGGGGCTGGGAATACTTTCAGGACTGTGCGGTTGAACGCTTGGACATGGAAGGAGGAACCGTCATCCAGGCGACGGTTCGCGGGACAAGGAAGTACCGGGTCTATATGGATCTGACTTCTTTCCCGGACAGTTCCTGCAGTTGTCCCTATGAGGGGTACTGCAAACACATGGCTGCCGTGCTGTTTGAGGCTTTGGACGAAGTCGGGCTGTCGGCCTATGACTTTTTGGCGAACCGGGCAGGCCAGGAGGAAATTGCGGCAGCCGCTTCGCAAGTTGCCGCCGATGCAAGGGCCTTGCCGTCTTCTGCTGTTGGCGGAAAAGCCAAGAAATCTCCAACGAAACCACGAATCGCGGCCCCGCAGGAATCAGGTCCCGTGGAGGAATGGCACCTCTATTTTTCCGAAAAGTTTGGCAACCCCCGGCAATACGGGCCTTATTCGATAGGATCCTTCTACCTCAACGTTCGAAATCATCTTTTCCCGCTGTGTCAGAACTGGAGTCCCGGGATTCAACGGCTCTACCAACTGCATGTGTGGTTGTTCGTCATGCAGCAGATTGATCGAATCTACAGTCAAGTCAGCGGCTACTCTTTGTATTACGACAATGATTCCTATTTTAAAAATCAGTCTTCACAGTGGATCGACGACCTGGTGGAAATTGTGGAAGGCATCGATCCGGTGGAAGCCAGTCAACGATATCCACAGTATCTTGCGGCAACAACCCGTTTTTTGGCCGAGAACGCTTTTCCTGCCCGTGAAACGCTGACGGACTGGTCTTTTGTCTACCGCTTTTTATGGGGCCGATTATTGAATTATAAACCATGGATCATCGGAGAGTGTGACCGGCTGCGGTCAGAATTGAAGAAACCGGATCTCTCATTGGTTCGCAAGGATGCCCTGATCATAGCTTTGGTTCATTTTGACATTTTGGACGGCCGTGATCGGCAAGCGATGGAAAAGGCCGAAAAAGAGCTTTCGGCCCAAGACCCCGCGGTGTTGTGGGGATATTTTCAATACTTTGTGTCCAGCAGCCAATGGGACAGGCTGATCGACTGGCTGAAATGGCTGAAACCGATTGTCAAACGCTCGGGGCAACGCCACCTCAGCCATTATTTTCACTTTTGGCAGGAAGCAAAAAAACACCGGGCCACAGAAGAAGAGTGGGTTGCAACCGCAATCTATCTGCTGCCGACCAGTTACGGCCATTATGCCAAATACCTGATCGAGCAGGGCCGGTACCGGGAATGGGTGGACTTGAACCTGTTCTGCGGCCTTTCGCTGTACGAGGTGGACCCCGTCGATTTGAAGAAAGTGGAATCGAAACAGAAAGAATCCGTTCTGCCGTTGTATCATCAGGCGGTGGAGCGCTGTATCCTTGAGAAAAATCGGGACTCCTACAGAGAGGCGGTCCGGCTCATGAAGAAGCTGGAACAATTGTACCGGCATCTCAGGGAACAGCCTCGCTGGGCGCGGTATATCGAGTATGTAAGTGCCAAATACAGTCGTTATCGCGCCTTTCAGGAGGAATTGCGGAAAGGAAAGGTCGTCGGATGA